The Deltaproteobacteria bacterium genome window below encodes:
- a CDS encoding rhodanese-like domain-containing protein, which yields MPVQIITSAEAIALLGSDAIFLDVRSIPEFEAGHAPGAVNIPLMHMQGGGMTPNAGFPEQVAARLPKDRTVVVACKAGGRSARAAAMLLQLGFERVLDHSGGWSGNATDPGWVRSGGPQTTQAEPEPGAGGGSP from the coding sequence ATGCCGGTGCAGATCATCACGAGTGCCGAGGCCATCGCGTTGCTCGGCAGCGACGCCATCTTCCTCGACGTGCGCTCGATCCCCGAGTTCGAGGCCGGCCACGCGCCGGGGGCCGTCAACATCCCGCTCATGCACATGCAAGGCGGCGGCATGACCCCCAACGCCGGGTTCCCCGAGCAGGTCGCAGCGCGGCTGCCCAAGGACCGCACCGTGGTGGTGGCGTGCAAGGCCGGCGGGCGCTCGGCGCGTGCCGCTGCGATGCTCCTGCAGCTGGGCTTCGAGCGCGTGCTCGATCACTCGGGCGGCTGGTCGGGCAACGCCACCGATCCAGGCTGGGTCCGCAGCGGCGGGCCCCAGACCACGCAGGCCGAGCCCGAGCCCGGTGCCGGGGGTGGCAGCCCATGA
- a CDS encoding VOC family protein, producing the protein MIDAPPLSLRHLALWIDPAAFEATVRFYRDGLGMRLYWQPDDDNVYLAGAGDNLALHRAVAPRRVSQEHGALDHLGFFVADADAVRTWHERLVATSASFDITIAQPVRTHRDGATSFYLRDPAGNLVQILHVPDAPT; encoded by the coding sequence ATGATCGACGCGCCGCCGCTGTCGCTGCGACACCTCGCGCTGTGGATCGACCCGGCCGCGTTCGAGGCCACGGTGCGGTTCTACCGGGACGGGCTGGGCATGCGCCTGTACTGGCAACCCGACGACGACAACGTCTACCTCGCGGGCGCCGGCGACAACCTCGCGCTGCATCGCGCGGTCGCGCCGCGGCGGGTCTCGCAGGAGCACGGCGCGCTCGATCACCTGGGCTTCTTCGTCGCCGATGCCGACGCCGTGCGCACGTGGCACGAGCGGCTCGTGGCCACATCGGCGTCGTTCGACATCACGATCGCGCAGCCGGTGCGGACCCACCGTGACGGCGCGACCTCGTTCTACCTGCGCGATCCGGCCGGCAACCTCGTGCAGATCCTCCACGTGCCCGACGCGCCGACCTGA
- a CDS encoding penicillin-insensitive murein endopeptidase — protein sequence MLRHTDPTVRAMIAGAFGLAAVLALTPADAASPRPPKRPSDAISDTAGGDVEAAAVRDDGATRTAPAPARSHAAGQPAAQDDDEHDADAPERQIPEHTRAPAHPDCEQHVPIWEHVVDKGETLGGIAGRYGVRRGDLVRLNAELANPDLIRPGQRIRVCPNIAPRLRKEIEVTVRPGDTVGGIALAHGLTVAELVGMQRGALTDPNKLAAGRTLRLVVDDGIAPDFLPAEVPKPKAGGRRTASVKGLPHAAVSRQLSLEQQHYFVKRPHLAWGTAKTIGAIERAVSQYARRHRNAPQVHIGDISKRGGGALHPHLSHRQGRDVDVGYVLLGADGQRTRFSGVTRSNLDVARTWALVKAFVDTGNVEVIFMDYGLQQQLYEFAKERGVGDDELDELFQYPRGRGRSHGMIRHWRSHQHHFHVRFRG from the coding sequence GTGCTGCGCCACACAGACCCCACCGTACGGGCGATGATCGCCGGTGCCTTCGGCCTCGCGGCTGTGCTCGCGCTGACACCCGCCGATGCCGCGTCACCGCGCCCTCCGAAGCGTCCCAGCGATGCGATCTCGGACACCGCCGGCGGCGACGTCGAAGCCGCGGCCGTCCGCGACGATGGGGCCACGCGCACCGCCCCGGCGCCCGCGCGCTCGCACGCCGCCGGCCAGCCGGCCGCGCAGGACGACGACGAGCACGACGCCGACGCGCCCGAGCGCCAGATCCCGGAGCACACCCGTGCGCCGGCCCACCCCGACTGCGAGCAGCACGTACCGATCTGGGAGCACGTCGTCGACAAGGGCGAGACGCTCGGGGGGATCGCCGGCCGCTACGGCGTGCGTCGAGGCGACCTCGTGCGACTGAACGCCGAGCTCGCGAACCCCGACCTCATCCGCCCCGGACAGCGTATCCGCGTCTGCCCCAACATCGCGCCGCGCCTGCGCAAGGAGATCGAGGTCACGGTACGCCCTGGCGACACCGTCGGTGGCATCGCGCTCGCCCATGGCCTCACCGTCGCGGAGTTGGTCGGCATGCAGCGCGGCGCGCTGACCGATCCCAACAAGCTCGCCGCCGGCCGCACGCTGCGGCTGGTGGTCGACGATGGCATCGCGCCCGACTTCCTGCCCGCCGAGGTGCCCAAGCCCAAGGCCGGCGGACGCCGGACCGCGAGCGTCAAGGGGCTGCCCCACGCCGCGGTCTCGCGCCAGCTGTCGCTCGAGCAGCAGCACTACTTCGTCAAGCGGCCGCACCTGGCCTGGGGCACCGCCAAGACCATCGGCGCCATCGAGCGCGCGGTCTCGCAGTACGCCCGGCGCCATCGCAACGCGCCGCAGGTGCACATCGGTGACATCAGCAAGCGGGGCGGCGGCGCGTTGCATCCGCACCTGTCGCACCGCCAGGGTCGCGACGTCGACGTCGGCTACGTACTGCTCGGCGCCGACGGCCAACGCACGCGCTTCTCGGGCGTGACCCGCAGCAACCTCGACGTCGCGCGCACCTGGGCGTTGGTCAAGGCCTTCGTGGACACCGGCAACGTCGAGGTGATCTTCATGGACTACGGCCTCCAGCAGCAGCTGTACGAGTTTGCGAAGGAGCGCGGCGTCGGCGACGACGAGCTCGACGAGCTGTTCCAGTACCCGCGTGGGCGCGGTCGCTCGCACGGCATGATCCGGCACTGGCGCAGCCACCAGCACCACTTCCACGTCCGCTTCCGCGGCTAG
- a CDS encoding PilZ domain-containing protein, with amino-acid sequence MSAAFSELDPRTTTPVSDLSETGCCVHTGSQLPIGSLIELRFTVFPEEPILFEGRGRVVRYTTDPPGMGVEFIELDDAARDVVRKILLRDEAARRVPSLAQRHVGLRTHGLVARLLESKDPQ; translated from the coding sequence ATGAGCGCGGCGTTCAGCGAGCTCGACCCGCGGACCACGACCCCCGTCAGCGATCTCTCCGAGACCGGTTGCTGTGTCCACACCGGCAGCCAGCTGCCCATCGGCTCGTTGATCGAGCTGCGCTTCACCGTCTTCCCCGAGGAGCCGATCCTCTTCGAGGGCCGCGGACGCGTGGTGCGCTACACCACCGATCCGCCGGGCATGGGCGTCGAGTTCATCGAGCTCGACGACGCCGCGCGCGACGTGGTGCGCAAGATCCTGCTGCGCGACGAGGCCGCGCGTCGCGTGCCGTCGCTGGCGCAGCGGCACGTGGGCCTGCGGACCCACGGCCTGGTCGCGCGCCTCCTCGAGAGCAAAGACCCGCAGTAG
- a CDS encoding leucyl aminopeptidase family protein, which translates to MLELAFANARTTTTGFTHVVVVASATRAQAKLPTGLFDRRRAQLYAALVAQAKPGDRGALVSTLSDDPTWLHVAVLPDRLSRYNSPSRADSIRHTLEQVRWGAKGKALVVLLIDDPAHLLAAANAVARALPGFEARREPSAMRVQIAAFGPDGQPLLPDARVRATVEYARVAARLVDTPPSQLHPKALADEARALIGKGVVIEEIVGDALLAKGLGGIHAVGRAAVEAPRMLVARCGPANAPLHVALVGKGICFDTGGLHIKARGMMETMKADMGGAAAVLGAFCTLLREALPIRVSLVLCIAENAVDARSYKPDDILHMHSGKTVEINNTDAEGRLLLADGVSWAARELGADVVIDAATLTGAQLVATGLVHAAVMSNDAALETLAVEAGRASGDLVHPLPFAPELYMHEFRSPIADMRNSVANRNNAQSSCAAQFVYSHIADAPDAARRRWCHIDLAGPAFPKERATGYGVALISTLVRRLAEQAPIAIAQGGAAKRGDAATSGRRSKRRAR; encoded by the coding sequence GTGCTCGAACTGGCCTTCGCGAACGCCCGCACCACCACCACCGGCTTCACCCACGTCGTCGTGGTCGCATCGGCCACCCGTGCGCAGGCGAAGCTGCCGACGGGGCTGTTCGATCGTCGCCGCGCGCAGCTCTACGCCGCGCTGGTGGCCCAGGCGAAGCCGGGTGATCGCGGCGCGCTGGTGAGCACGCTGAGTGACGATCCGACCTGGCTGCACGTCGCGGTGCTGCCCGATCGGCTGTCGCGGTACAACTCGCCGTCGCGCGCCGACAGCATCCGCCACACCCTCGAGCAGGTGCGCTGGGGCGCCAAGGGCAAGGCGTTGGTGGTGTTGCTCATCGACGACCCCGCCCACCTGCTGGCCGCCGCCAACGCGGTCGCACGCGCATTGCCGGGCTTCGAGGCCCGCCGCGAGCCCAGCGCGATGCGGGTGCAGATCGCTGCGTTCGGACCCGACGGCCAGCCGCTGTTGCCCGACGCGCGCGTGCGCGCCACCGTCGAGTACGCCCGGGTCGCCGCGCGCCTGGTCGACACCCCACCCTCGCAGCTGCACCCCAAGGCACTCGCGGACGAGGCCCGCGCGCTGATCGGCAAGGGTGTCGTCATCGAGGAAATCGTCGGCGACGCACTGTTGGCCAAGGGCCTGGGTGGCATCCACGCGGTCGGACGCGCGGCGGTCGAGGCCCCGCGCATGCTGGTCGCGCGCTGCGGCCCCGCCAACGCGCCGCTGCACGTCGCGCTGGTCGGCAAGGGCATCTGCTTCGACACCGGCGGGCTCCACATCAAGGCCCGCGGCATGATGGAGACGATGAAGGCCGACATGGGCGGCGCCGCGGCGGTGCTCGGAGCCTTCTGTACGCTGCTGCGCGAGGCGCTGCCGATCCGCGTCTCGCTCGTGTTGTGCATCGCCGAGAACGCAGTCGACGCCCGTAGCTACAAGCCCGACGACATCCTGCACATGCACTCGGGCAAGACGGTCGAGATCAACAACACCGACGCCGAAGGCCGCCTGTTGCTCGCCGACGGCGTCAGCTGGGCGGCGCGCGAGCTCGGGGCCGACGTCGTCATCGACGCCGCGACACTGACCGGCGCGCAGCTGGTCGCGACCGGGCTGGTGCATGCGGCGGTGATGAGCAACGACGCCGCGCTCGAGACCCTGGCGGTGGAGGCCGGCCGCGCCAGCGGCGACCTCGTGCATCCGCTGCCGTTCGCGCCCGAGCTGTACATGCACGAATTCCGCAGCCCCATCGCGGACATGCGCAACTCGGTGGCGAATCGCAACAACGCGCAGTCGAGCTGCGCCGCGCAGTTCGTGTACAGCCACATCGCCGACGCGCCCGATGCCGCGCGCCGCCGCTGGTGCCACATCGATCTCGCCGGACCCGCGTTCCCCAAGGAGCGCGCGACCGGCTACGGCGTCGCACTCATCAGCACGCTGGTGCGCCGCCTCGCCGAGCAGGCGCCCATCGCGATCGCCCAGGGCGGCGCAGCCAAGCGCGGCGACGCGGCGACCTCGGGCCGTCGAAGCAAGCGTCGCGCCCGCTGA
- a CDS encoding AAA family ATPase produces MSALQQFEAALARALQAGLRGAVIVTDEEHRALASLEQIARALAWPSHTWSAASGVDADGKRRSLAELLAGLRGGSDDALWIVFDGGTALDPVASRALREAAQRVDGPALVLVEPTAGVAMTQRVPELARLELPGPDAAELEARVAEVGAALERGGWAGARERLIAASRPIVRAALGLPLHAFERLLAEAVLVHGLDPAAIARFVRAAKPHAIAGSGLLESVTPRRRDAIGGLDGFLRWLAQRRASFEPEAAAWGVGPARGCLLVGVQGCGKSLAARVCAHELDLPLLRLEPGRLFGGTVGESEANLRRALAEVDRMAPAVLWIDELDKGFAGADGAASDAGTAARVLGGLLTWLQERSRPVFVVATANRVELLPAELLRRGRLDEIFFVDLPGADEREAIARVHLGDAPAKAQPSAAELGELLSIARAAEGYSGAELAAAVAEARLAAFGERRPLAATDLRAAIDAMIPLSVLRAEDIERLRRWAERRARRA; encoded by the coding sequence ATGAGTGCGCTGCAGCAGTTCGAGGCTGCGCTCGCGCGCGCGCTGCAGGCGGGGCTCCGCGGCGCCGTGATCGTCACCGACGAGGAGCACCGCGCGCTGGCCTCGCTCGAGCAGATCGCCCGCGCGCTGGCGTGGCCGAGCCACACGTGGAGCGCGGCCTCGGGGGTCGACGCCGACGGTAAGCGACGCAGCCTCGCCGAGCTGCTGGCGGGCCTGCGCGGGGGCAGCGACGATGCGCTGTGGATCGTGTTCGACGGCGGCACCGCGCTCGACCCCGTCGCGAGCCGGGCGCTGCGCGAGGCGGCGCAGCGCGTCGACGGCCCCGCGCTCGTGCTGGTCGAACCCACCGCGGGCGTCGCGATGACGCAGCGCGTGCCGGAGCTCGCGCGACTCGAGCTGCCGGGGCCCGACGCCGCCGAGCTCGAGGCGCGAGTGGCCGAGGTCGGCGCGGCGCTCGAGCGCGGCGGCTGGGCCGGCGCACGTGAGCGACTCATCGCCGCCAGCCGCCCGATCGTCCGCGCGGCGCTGGGCCTGCCGCTGCACGCGTTCGAACGACTGTTGGCCGAGGCCGTGCTCGTGCACGGGCTCGATCCCGCCGCCATCGCCCGCTTCGTCCGCGCCGCGAAGCCGCACGCGATCGCCGGCAGCGGGCTGCTCGAGTCCGTGACCCCGCGGCGCCGCGACGCCATCGGCGGGCTCGACGGCTTCCTGCGATGGCTCGCGCAGCGGCGCGCGAGCTTCGAGCCCGAGGCCGCGGCGTGGGGTGTCGGCCCCGCGCGCGGCTGTCTGCTGGTGGGCGTGCAGGGCTGCGGCAAGAGCCTCGCTGCGCGGGTGTGTGCCCACGAGCTCGACCTCCCGCTGCTGCGCCTCGAGCCGGGCCGACTGTTCGGCGGCACCGTCGGCGAGAGCGAGGCGAACCTGCGGCGTGCGCTCGCCGAGGTCGACCGGATGGCGCCGGCGGTGCTGTGGATCGACGAGCTCGACAAGGGCTTCGCCGGCGCCGACGGGGCCGCCAGCGATGCCGGCACGGCTGCGCGCGTGCTGGGCGGGCTGCTCACCTGGCTGCAGGAGCGCTCACGACCGGTGTTCGTGGTCGCGACCGCCAACCGCGTGGAGCTGCTGCCCGCCGAGCTGCTGCGACGCGGTCGACTGGACGAGATCTTCTTCGTCGACCTCCCCGGCGCCGACGAGCGCGAGGCCATCGCGCGCGTGCACCTGGGCGACGCACCGGCCAAGGCCCAGCCCAGCGCGGCCGAGCTCGGCGAGCTGCTCTCGATCGCCCGTGCCGCCGAGGGCTACTCGGGGGCCGAGCTCGCGGCCGCGGTCGCGGAGGCGCGGCTGGCCGCGTTCGGCGAGCGCCGTCCACTCGCGGCCACCGATCTGCGCGCGGCCATCGACGCGATGATTCCGCTGTCGGTGCTGCGCGCCGAAGACATCGAGCGTCTGCGTCGCTGGGCCGAGCGACGAGCCCGACGCGCGTGA
- the smpB gene encoding SsrA-binding protein SmpB, translating to MSGKGASAKKAVGGEETLCVNRRASFDYEILERHEAGIMLLGSEVKSVRDGRVSLTESWAQIERGEAWLVGAHIAEYVLAHRRNHEPLRRRKLLLHRREIDKLFDAVKRQGLTLIPLRVYLKGRNVKLELGLCRGKQAHDKREKVKEREHKREVDRALRERR from the coding sequence TTGTCGGGCAAGGGTGCCAGCGCGAAGAAGGCCGTCGGCGGCGAAGAAACGCTGTGCGTCAATCGGCGCGCGAGCTTCGACTACGAGATCCTCGAGCGCCACGAAGCCGGCATCATGCTGCTCGGCAGCGAGGTCAAGTCGGTCCGCGACGGCCGCGTGAGCCTGACCGAGTCGTGGGCACAGATCGAACGCGGCGAGGCGTGGCTCGTCGGTGCCCACATCGCCGAGTACGTGCTGGCCCACCGCCGCAACCACGAGCCACTGCGGCGCCGCAAGCTGCTGCTGCACCGCCGCGAGATCGACAAGCTGTTCGACGCGGTCAAGCGACAGGGGCTCACGCTGATCCCGCTGCGGGTGTACCTGAAGGGCCGCAACGTGAAGCTCGAGCTGGGTCTGTGCCGCGGCAAGCAGGCCCACGACAAGCGGGAGAAGGTCAAGGAGCGCGAGCACAAGCGCGAGGTCGACCGCGCGCTGCGGGAGCGGCGGTGA
- a CDS encoding ComF family protein, which produces MALLELLLPPVCMACGLLLRRDRTPELCATCRAQVTATGEAAPAAGAISAAFLYEGPLALALQRCKYGGDAALAGPLGRALAAAPGWRCDRDGVAWTDVVAVPMHWRRRLRRGFDHARLLLRAACMQGGPRRRDSLRRVRHGTPQVELGASARAGNLDDAFAVSMRTTWLGRRVLVVDDVTTTGATLHAAMAALRAAGVEATAGLALMRTA; this is translated from the coding sequence ATGGCGCTGCTCGAGCTGCTGCTGCCGCCGGTGTGCATGGCATGCGGCCTGTTGCTGCGCCGCGATCGCACGCCCGAGCTGTGTGCGACCTGTCGTGCGCAGGTGACCGCGACCGGCGAGGCCGCACCGGCGGCCGGTGCCATCAGTGCCGCGTTCCTCTACGAGGGCCCGCTGGCGCTCGCGCTGCAGCGCTGCAAGTACGGCGGCGACGCGGCGCTCGCCGGGCCGTTGGGCCGCGCGCTGGCGGCCGCGCCGGGCTGGCGCTGCGATCGCGACGGCGTGGCGTGGACCGACGTGGTCGCGGTACCGATGCACTGGCGTCGTCGCCTGCGGCGCGGCTTCGATCACGCGCGCTTGCTGCTGCGCGCCGCGTGCATGCAGGGCGGTCCGCGGCGGCGAGACTCGCTGCGACGGGTTCGGCACGGCACGCCCCAGGTCGAGCTCGGCGCGAGCGCCCGCGCGGGCAACCTCGACGACGCGTTCGCGGTGTCGATGCGCACGACCTGGCTCGGCCGCCGCGTGCTGGTGGTCGACGACGTCACCACCACCGGCGCGACCCTGCACGCCGCCATGGCCGCGCTGCGAGCCGCCGGGGTCGAGGCCACCGCTGGCCTGGCGCTGATGCGGACCGCCTGA
- a CDS encoding 23S rRNA (pseudouridine(1915)-N(3))-methyltransferase RlmH, whose protein sequence is MRLTVIAQGRRPDPLLADACDEYVRRAQPLLPFEVVHRATARAQWEFARSRGGVVVLLDERGKQCSSPELAQLIASWQRQAPKHVALLIGAADGFSDDERREAQSLLALSRLTLPHRLALLVVCEQLYRAGTILAGHPYHHG, encoded by the coding sequence TTGCGCCTCACCGTGATCGCGCAGGGCCGGCGGCCCGATCCCCTGCTCGCGGATGCGTGCGACGAGTACGTGCGACGCGCCCAGCCGCTGCTGCCCTTCGAGGTGGTGCACCGCGCGACCGCCCGCGCGCAGTGGGAGTTCGCGCGCAGCCGGGGCGGCGTGGTCGTGTTGCTGGACGAGCGCGGCAAGCAGTGCAGCTCGCCCGAGCTCGCGCAGCTGATCGCCAGCTGGCAGCGCCAGGCGCCCAAGCACGTGGCACTGCTCATCGGTGCCGCCGACGGCTTCAGCGACGACGAGCGACGCGAGGCGCAGTCGCTGCTGGCGCTCTCGCGCCTGACCCTGCCGCATCGGCTGGCGCTGCTGGTCGTGTGCGAGCAGCTGTACCGCGCGGGCACCATCCTCGCGGGACACCCCTATCACCACGGCTGA
- the rsfS gene encoding ribosome silencing factor, with amino-acid sequence MTKHPAQTEERAARTTAPSGRAGEPKDIATSRATLPVALAAALDAAIDKGGRAPAILHVAEIAGYTDYVLLVSARNDRQVAAISEAVTLAAKAAGARVCGTEGQGEHLWDLVDFDDFMVHVFFHPVRLHYDLESMWSDAPRVPLGLAAEIMDTTDLDDLALPAVLPSYRGDATFGGFDDEFGPAGAPSSGASWQPPARTRLGRRPAATDAEHAADSIVGGDAAADDEFEGDDFDDDFDDDFEGDDELEGDDFDDDFEGDDEPDADPASADDAPAADTDAPPSGGRRS; translated from the coding sequence GTGACCAAGCATCCGGCGCAAACCGAAGAGCGGGCCGCACGGACGACGGCCCCCTCGGGCCGCGCCGGTGAGCCCAAGGACATCGCAACCTCGCGCGCGACCCTGCCCGTCGCGTTGGCCGCAGCGCTCGACGCTGCGATCGACAAGGGCGGCCGCGCGCCCGCGATCCTGCACGTGGCAGAGATCGCGGGCTACACCGACTACGTGTTGCTGGTCTCCGCCCGCAACGACCGTCAGGTCGCAGCCATCAGCGAGGCCGTGACGCTGGCGGCCAAGGCCGCGGGCGCGCGTGTGTGCGGCACCGAGGGTCAGGGCGAGCACCTGTGGGACCTCGTCGACTTCGACGACTTCATGGTCCACGTGTTCTTCCACCCGGTGCGACTGCACTACGACCTCGAGAGCATGTGGAGCGACGCGCCCCGCGTGCCGCTGGGGCTCGCCGCGGAGATCATGGACACCACCGATCTCGACGATCTCGCGCTGCCTGCGGTGCTGCCGAGCTATCGCGGCGATGCCACCTTCGGCGGCTTCGACGACGAGTTCGGGCCCGCCGGTGCGCCGAGCTCGGGCGCGAGCTGGCAGCCGCCCGCGCGCACGCGCCTGGGCCGACGACCGGCCGCCACCGACGCCGAGCACGCCGCCGACTCCATCGTCGGTGGCGACGCGGCCGCGGATGACGAGTTCGAGGGCGACGACTTCGACGACGACTTCGACGACGACTTCGAAGGCGACGACGAGCTCGAGGGCGATGATTTCGACGACGACTTCGAGGGCGACGACGAGCCCGACGCCGACCCGGCGTCGGCGGACGACGCCCCCGCGGCTGACACCGACGCGCCCCCGTCCGGCGGCCGTCGCAGCTAG
- a CDS encoding prepilin peptidase, which yields MAYATGLGVLAILAMAPIPTPQLPVEVAEPWLWLLLSPWSGLLAFVWGTLWGSFANVVIYRVPRGQSVVRPGSRCPACGVPIAGFDNVPVLSYLLLRGRCRRCKAKFSPRYLMVELLGGLLSFATFMAAVTVPLMAGGAPGVLAWQLHFALCMALLVVVFVDLDLWIIPDAIVLPMAVVGVAVSLLVPDVLGVSWQAAIGSALGGWGSFVAIRWLYLRVRGIEALGLGDAKLLLMVGAWCGPVGLAWCIGAGAIQGLLVAVPMLWLGKSIANSDLHEVHGRDGLVSARSAAKGRDDDRAASPDGGEPQDMPSSAPTGGPDHGPDHGPDHGPDHGPDPAVDSDADGDAGDGIDGDADPDVLRTHVPFGPFLGVAALEYVLLSDRIDALLQALLT from the coding sequence ATGGCGTATGCTACCGGCCTGGGCGTGCTCGCGATCCTCGCCATGGCACCGATTCCGACGCCGCAGCTCCCGGTCGAGGTCGCCGAGCCGTGGCTGTGGTTGCTGCTGTCGCCGTGGTCGGGGCTGCTGGCGTTCGTGTGGGGCACGCTGTGGGGCAGCTTCGCCAACGTGGTGATCTACCGGGTCCCGCGGGGACAAAGCGTGGTGCGGCCGGGCTCGCGGTGCCCCGCCTGCGGGGTGCCGATCGCGGGCTTCGACAACGTGCCGGTGCTGTCGTACCTGCTGCTGCGCGGACGCTGTCGCCGCTGCAAGGCGAAGTTCTCGCCGCGCTATCTGATGGTCGAGCTGCTCGGCGGGTTGTTGTCGTTCGCGACCTTCATGGCGGCGGTGACCGTGCCGCTGATGGCCGGCGGGGCCCCGGGCGTGCTCGCATGGCAGCTGCACTTCGCGCTGTGCATGGCGCTGCTGGTGGTGGTGTTCGTGGATCTCGATCTGTGGATCATCCCCGACGCGATCGTGCTGCCGATGGCGGTCGTCGGTGTCGCGGTGTCGCTGCTGGTTCCCGACGTGCTGGGCGTGTCCTGGCAAGCCGCGATCGGCTCGGCGCTGGGCGGGTGGGGCAGCTTCGTCGCGATCCGCTGGCTGTACCTGCGCGTGCGCGGGATCGAGGCGCTCGGTCTGGGCGACGCCAAGCTGCTGCTGATGGTCGGGGCCTGGTGCGGTCCGGTCGGGCTCGCGTGGTGCATCGGCGCCGGTGCGATCCAGGGGCTGCTGGTGGCGGTGCCGATGCTGTGGCTCGGCAAGTCGATCGCCAACTCCGATCTGCACGAGGTCCACGGGCGCGACGGCCTGGTGTCCGCGCGCAGTGCCGCGAAGGGCCGCGATGACGACCGCGCTGCGTCGCCCGACGGCGGCGAGCCCCAGGACATGCCGTCGTCGGCCCCCACAGGCGGACCGGATCACGGACCGGATCACGGACCCGATCACGGACCGGATCACGGACCCGATCCGGCAGTCGATTCGGACGCCGATGGCGACGCCGGCGACGGCATCGATGGCGACGCCGACCCCGACGTCTTGCGCACCCACGTGCCGTTCGGGCCCTTCCTCGGCGTCGCCGCGCTGGAGTACGTGCTGCTCTCCGATCGCATCGATGCGCTGTTGCAGGCGCTGCTGACCTGA
- a CDS encoding S1 family peptidase has translation MGSRRLGFQVAIAAACLGGPGIAAAEVHELRVGTSIDPIIGGQVTEPGEFDGVVAIQAGNGLCTGTVVAPRLVLTAAHCLDHLSSDADVVVHYGQEINQMTIQATGWGVHPQFCPDCKEDIYDYGYVEIGADFNVPGGYTLPVVTQEEWDQAMTPGKEVTLVGYGDSSDDGAVQGGIGIKRKVTTTIRKISPAGLEFYAGGNEQDSCNGDSGGPAFVRVASGALRLAGITSRGSSPCGNGGYYGAPYPALCWIRDQTDVDFLGFECANCDCIDTAPPGDDSRCAVAGTPRFDDARAWLVSLAVVHVVGRRRRRRAAAVRPR, from the coding sequence ATGGGGTCACGGCGGCTGGGGTTCCAGGTGGCGATCGCGGCAGCGTGTCTCGGTGGCCCGGGAATCGCGGCGGCCGAGGTGCACGAGCTGAGGGTCGGCACGTCGATCGATCCGATCATCGGCGGCCAGGTCACGGAGCCCGGTGAGTTCGACGGCGTGGTGGCGATCCAGGCCGGCAACGGCCTGTGCACCGGCACCGTGGTCGCGCCGCGGCTGGTGCTGACCGCGGCACACTGCCTCGATCACCTGAGCAGCGACGCCGACGTCGTCGTGCACTACGGGCAAGAGATCAACCAGATGACGATCCAGGCCACCGGCTGGGGCGTGCATCCGCAGTTCTGTCCCGACTGCAAAGAGGACATCTACGACTACGGCTACGTCGAGATCGGCGCCGACTTCAACGTGCCGGGCGGCTACACCCTGCCGGTCGTGACGCAGGAGGAGTGGGACCAGGCCATGACCCCGGGCAAGGAGGTCACACTGGTCGGCTACGGCGACTCGTCCGATGACGGCGCGGTGCAGGGCGGCATCGGCATCAAGCGCAAGGTCACCACGACGATCCGCAAGATCAGCCCGGCGGGGCTCGAGTTCTACGCCGGCGGCAACGAACAGGACTCGTGCAACGGCGACTCCGGTGGCCCCGCGTTCGTGCGCGTGGCCTCGGGCGCGCTGCGGCTGGCCGGCATCACCTCGCGGGGCTCGAGCCCGTGCGGCAACGGTGGCTACTACGGCGCGCCCTACCCCGCGCTGTGCTGGATCCGCGATCAGACCGACGTGGACTTCCTCGGCTTCGAGTGTGCCAACTGCGATTGCATCGACACCGCACCGCCCGGCGATGACAGCCGCTGCGCCGTCGCGGGCACGCCGCGCTTCGACGATGCGCGCGCGTGGCTGGTGTCGCTCGCGGTGGTGCACGTCGTGGGTCGACGGCGACGTCGTCGTGCCGCCGCCGTGCGCCCGCGATAG